The following coding sequences are from one Dehalococcoidia bacterium window:
- a CDS encoding protein phosphatase 2C domain-containing protein: MTDTHRFNIQTGRLAAGGSRQGPKHLENEDSFRLSEPDRAALRASHGNLYVVADGVGGHLKGEVASALAVESVERAYFAAQTGDPVTDLIEAVGQANRRVHESAAQQTDEGLPMATTVVAAAVLDDQIIVANVGDSRAYVVGDGQIRQLSHDHSWVQDQLDSGKLTPEEARHNPRRNIITRALGLDHKVEAEVKTETDTGGQTRLVLCSDGVHGVIDDDELAAKIEGVEPQAAVESVLALVEERKGRDDATLVVVEVGTRVSIEEEEHPAQADFFPRIFRIFRRRR; encoded by the coding sequence ATGACCGACACGCATCGCTTCAACATCCAGACCGGGCGACTCGCCGCCGGCGGCAGCCGCCAGGGGCCGAAGCACCTGGAGAACGAGGACAGCTTCCGGCTTTCGGAGCCAGATCGCGCGGCCCTGCGCGCCTCCCATGGCAACCTCTACGTGGTGGCCGACGGTGTCGGCGGCCACCTCAAGGGCGAAGTCGCCAGCGCCCTCGCCGTGGAAAGCGTTGAGCGGGCCTACTTCGCCGCCCAGACCGGCGATCCGGTAACTGACCTGATCGAGGCGGTGGGGCAGGCGAACCGGCGCGTTCATGAGTCGGCCGCGCAGCAGACCGATGAGGGGCTGCCGATGGCCACCACCGTGGTCGCCGCGGCGGTGCTGGACGACCAGATCATCGTGGCCAACGTGGGCGACAGCCGCGCCTACGTCGTCGGCGACGGCCAGATCCGCCAGCTCAGCCACGACCACTCCTGGGTGCAGGACCAGCTCGACAGCGGCAAGCTCACGCCCGAGGAGGCTCGTCACAACCCGCGGCGCAACATCATCACGCGGGCGCTGGGCCTCGACCACAAGGTCGAGGCCGAGGTGAAGACCGAAACCGACACCGGCGGCCAGACACGTCTGGTGCTGTGCAGCGACGGCGTGCACGGCGTGATCGATGACGACGAGCTGGCCGCGAAGATTGAGGGGGTCGAGCCGCAGGCCGCCGTCGAGAGCGTGCTGGCGCTCGTCGAAGAGCGCAAAGGCCGCGACGACGCCACCCTCGTCGTCGTCGAAGTTGGCACGAGAGTCAGCATCGAAGAGGAAGAGCATCCGGCGCAGGCCGACTTCTTCCCGCGCATCTTCCGCATCTTCCGCCGCCGCCGCTGA
- a CDS encoding phosphoglucomutase/phosphomannomutase family protein, producing the protein MTVPITFGTDGWRAVMAEEYTFRNVRALAASVARLLKAEGLAERGLVVGWDTRFGSNRFAEAVAEVVTAAGIKVFLGAQFAPTPACSVGVIERRAGGGVVITSSHNPAEWNGFKYKPDYAGSASPEVVAKLEAPLEEILAAGEPPRLALEEAESKGLLERPNFVPAYLQRISGMVDLPRLQQSGLRVAVDSMYGAGQRCFAELFAGGSVRITELHNEYNPRFPGIHAPEPIARNLQAITEVMQQRADPFSESETAVFDLGLATDGDADRLGVLDENGAFVTQLQVFALLAYYFLEVRGMRGPIVRSLTTTRMIDRLGEIYGVPVEETAVGFKYIGPRMMALDALLAGEESGGYGFRGHIPERDGVLAGLFMLDLVARTGKRPTQLIQDLYAKVGPHFYDRADVQFDPAQRAAIIARLDKAAPGEVAGQKVTGSSRLDGYLFNLAGGGWLLIRFSGTEPLMRIYTEVQDEQLVPRVLEAGKQLAGVG; encoded by the coding sequence ATGACGGTCCCGATCACGTTCGGCACGGATGGCTGGCGCGCGGTAATGGCGGAGGAGTACACCTTTCGCAACGTGCGTGCCCTCGCCGCTTCGGTCGCGCGGCTGCTGAAGGCCGAAGGACTGGCAGAACGCGGCCTCGTCGTCGGCTGGGATACGCGCTTCGGCTCCAACCGCTTCGCCGAAGCCGTCGCCGAGGTCGTGACCGCTGCCGGCATCAAGGTCTTTCTTGGCGCTCAGTTCGCGCCCACGCCCGCCTGCTCGGTGGGCGTGATCGAGCGGCGCGCCGGCGGCGGCGTGGTGATCACCTCCAGCCACAACCCGGCCGAGTGGAACGGCTTCAAGTACAAGCCCGACTACGCCGGCTCCGCCTCGCCCGAGGTCGTCGCGAAGCTCGAAGCGCCGTTGGAGGAGATCCTGGCCGCGGGCGAGCCGCCGCGCCTGGCGCTGGAGGAAGCCGAGAGCAAGGGGCTGCTGGAGCGGCCGAACTTCGTGCCCGCGTACTTGCAACGTATCTCGGGCATGGTCGACCTGCCGCGGCTGCAGCAATCGGGGCTGCGGGTGGCCGTGGACTCGATGTACGGCGCCGGCCAGCGCTGCTTCGCCGAGCTGTTCGCCGGCGGCAGCGTGCGCATCACCGAGCTGCACAATGAGTACAACCCGCGCTTCCCCGGCATTCACGCGCCGGAGCCGATCGCCCGCAACTTGCAGGCCATCACCGAGGTCATGCAGCAGCGCGCCGACCCGTTCAGTGAGAGCGAAACCGCCGTTTTCGACCTCGGCCTCGCCACCGACGGCGACGCCGACCGGCTGGGTGTGCTGGACGAGAACGGCGCCTTCGTCACTCAGCTGCAGGTCTTCGCGCTGCTCGCCTACTATTTCCTCGAAGTGCGCGGCATGCGCGGGCCGATCGTGCGCTCGCTGACCACGACACGCATGATCGATCGCCTGGGTGAGATCTACGGCGTGCCGGTCGAGGAGACAGCCGTCGGCTTCAAGTACATCGGCCCGCGCATGATGGCGCTCGACGCGCTGCTGGCCGGCGAGGAATCGGGCGGCTACGGCTTCCGCGGCCATATCCCCGAGCGCGACGGCGTGCTGGCCGGGCTGTTCATGCTCGACCTCGTGGCGCGCACCGGCAAGCGGCCGACGCAGCTCATCCAGGATCTGTACGCGAAGGTCGGGCCGCACTTCTACGACCGCGCCGACGTGCAGTTCGACCCCGCGCAGCGCGCCGCGATCATCGCCCGCCTCGACAAGGCGGCTCCCGGCGAAGTCGCCGGCCAGAAGGTGACCGGCAGCAGCCGGCTCGACGGCTATCTGTTCAACCTCGCCGGCGGCGGCTGGCTGCTGATCCGCTTCTCCGGCACTGAGCCGCTGATGCGTATCTACACCGAGGTGCAGGACGAGCAACTGGTGCCGCGGGTGCTGGAGGCGGGCAAGCAGCTCGCCGGCGTGGGCTGA
- a CDS encoding heme-binding protein has product MSLTSNEALRMVAAAQQKAGEAGAAISTAVVDAGGHLLALVRMERSPWLTADSAHAMAYTAAGFGMAGAKLTRFAAAPWFQALTVQSGGLVTAADGALPIRRDGSVIGAIACSGASDEVDLACAEAGIAALGVSV; this is encoded by the coding sequence ATGAGTCTCACCAGCAACGAGGCGCTGCGCATGGTCGCGGCCGCGCAGCAGAAGGCCGGCGAAGCCGGCGCCGCGATCAGCACCGCCGTGGTCGATGCAGGAGGGCACCTGCTCGCGCTGGTGCGCATGGAGCGTTCGCCCTGGCTCACGGCCGACTCGGCGCACGCCATGGCGTACACGGCCGCCGGCTTCGGCATGGCGGGCGCGAAGCTCACCCGCTTCGCCGCGGCGCCGTGGTTCCAGGCGCTCACAGTCCAGAGCGGCGGCCTCGTCACCGCCGCCGACGGCGCCCTGCCGATCAGGCGCGACGGCAGCGTAATCGGCGCCATCGCCTGCAGCGGCGCCAGCGACGAGGTCGATCTGGCCTGCGCCGAAGCCGGGATCGCGGCGCTTGGCGTCAGCGTGTGA
- a CDS encoding enoyl-CoA hydratase-related protein encodes MSDEAVQFEVQPNGVALITLNRPQQLNAMNEAMAREWREALDRCGEDASVRCVVITGAGRGFCAGQDLRAMASGLGSGEILRQWYFPIINRTRELPKPVIAAVNGVAVGAGLNLALCCDLRLASEAARFGQVFVGIGVIPDAGGLFYLPRLVGHGKAMELMLSGEIIAAREAERIGLVNRVFPADTFFADTLAFAEKLAAGPTAAYATIKRGLDLSATTPLAAMLDFEAEQQERASQSADAKEGIAAFIEKRSPQFTGR; translated from the coding sequence ATGAGCGACGAGGCTGTGCAGTTCGAAGTGCAGCCGAACGGCGTGGCGCTGATCACGCTGAACCGGCCGCAGCAACTCAACGCGATGAACGAAGCGATGGCACGCGAGTGGCGCGAGGCGCTCGACCGCTGCGGCGAGGACGCGAGCGTGCGCTGCGTCGTGATCACCGGCGCCGGCCGCGGCTTCTGCGCCGGGCAAGACCTGAGGGCCATGGCATCCGGCCTCGGCTCCGGCGAGATCCTGCGCCAGTGGTACTTCCCCATCATCAATCGCACGCGCGAGCTACCCAAGCCGGTGATTGCCGCGGTGAACGGCGTGGCCGTCGGCGCGGGGCTGAACCTGGCGCTCTGCTGCGATCTGCGCCTCGCCTCGGAGGCAGCGCGTTTCGGCCAGGTCTTCGTCGGCATCGGCGTGATTCCCGACGCCGGCGGCCTCTTCTATCTGCCGCGCCTGGTGGGGCACGGCAAGGCGATGGAGCTGATGCTCTCCGGCGAGATCATCGCCGCGCGCGAGGCCGAGCGCATCGGCCTGGTGAACCGCGTCTTCCCCGCCGATACGTTCTTTGCCGACACCCTCGCCTTCGCCGAGAAGCTGGCCGCCGGGCCGACCGCCGCCTACGCGACGATCAAGCGCGGTCTTGACCTGAGCGCCACCACTCCGCTGGCGGCCATGCTGGACTTCGAGGCAGAGCAGCAGGAACGCGCCAGTCAGAGCGCCGACGCCAAAGAGGGCATCGCCGCGTTCATCGAAAAGCGCTCGCCGCAGTTCACCGGGCGATGA
- a CDS encoding hydroxymethylglutaryl-CoA lyase, which translates to MSGVPRKVRIVEVGPRDGLQNEAVMVPAADKVRFINMLSAAGFPEVEATSFVSPKAIPRLADAGEVFPAIERRDGTRYPVLVPNVRGLERAVEAGVTEIAVFTAASNTFNQHNINATIDESLENIAAVMARAKPLGLRVRGYVSTCFGCPFEGEVPAAAVLDVSVRLHDLGVDELSIGDTIGVGTPNQVEEVVGLLLQRIPAGRIGLHLHDTRGTALANTVVALQMGITCFDSAAGGLGGCPYAPGASGNLATEDLLYLLHGMGIETGVDLEKVAEASRFIQGVLGHALTSRYLAAGRPSFGSSPGPQF; encoded by the coding sequence TTGAGCGGCGTGCCGCGCAAAGTCCGCATCGTCGAGGTCGGGCCGCGCGACGGCCTGCAGAACGAAGCGGTGATGGTGCCGGCGGCGGACAAAGTCCGCTTCATCAATATGCTGAGCGCCGCCGGCTTCCCCGAGGTCGAAGCGACCTCGTTTGTGAGCCCGAAAGCGATCCCCCGCCTGGCGGACGCCGGCGAGGTTTTCCCCGCGATCGAGCGGCGGGACGGCACGCGCTATCCTGTGCTGGTGCCGAATGTGCGCGGGCTGGAACGGGCCGTTGAGGCGGGTGTGACGGAAATCGCGGTCTTCACCGCCGCGTCAAACACGTTCAATCAGCACAACATCAACGCCACGATCGACGAATCACTGGAGAACATCGCCGCCGTGATGGCGCGGGCGAAGCCGCTGGGCCTGCGCGTGCGCGGCTATGTCTCTACCTGTTTCGGCTGCCCCTTCGAGGGCGAGGTGCCCGCCGCGGCCGTACTCGACGTTTCTGTGCGCCTGCACGACCTCGGCGTGGACGAGCTCTCGATCGGCGACACGATCGGCGTGGGCACGCCGAACCAGGTGGAGGAAGTCGTCGGGCTGCTGCTGCAACGGATTCCGGCGGGGCGGATCGGCCTGCACCTGCACGACACGCGCGGCACGGCGCTTGCCAACACCGTCGTGGCCTTGCAGATGGGCATCACCTGCTTCGACTCGGCCGCCGGCGGGCTGGGCGGCTGCCCCTACGCGCCCGGCGCCTCGGGCAACCTGGCGACGGAAGATCTGCTGTACCTGCTGCACGGCATGGGCATCGAGACCGGCGTCGATCTGGAAAAGGTGGCCGAAGCCTCGCGCTTCATCCAGGGCGTGCTCGGCCACGCGCTCACCAGCCGCTATCTGGCGGCGGGGCGTCCATCCTTCGGTTCATCCCCTGGCCCCCAATTCTAG
- a CDS encoding acetyl-CoA carboxylase biotin carboxylase subunit — MRVGAIAATHSAESAVLFGKILIANRGEIAVRIARTCRALGVRVVAVYSDADSTALHVRVADEAYRIGPPPARASYLNIDAILEAVRESGAEAIHPGYGFLSENAEFAERVAAAGIAFIGPPAAAIRAMGDKAEAKRLMEAAGVPVVPGYQGEDQSDARLAAEAQRTGFPLLIKASAGGGGRGMREVPDLAAFPEQLAGARREALSAFGDDRMLLERLVQRGRHVEMQVFGDARGNIVYLGERDCSAQRRHQKVIEEAPSPAVDEALRRRMGEAAVRAARRVGYTNAGTVEFLLAEGGAFYFLEMNTRLQVEHPVTEFVIGLDLVELQLRVAAGEPLSFTQDAVHLRGHAIEARLYAEDPAHGFLPSTGQITRFDLKSAFPVRRQPAGEDVRIDSGFAAGAAVSPYYDSMLAKIIAFGADREQARERLLHTLETAHVQGVQTNLSLLSAVIASDAFADGAVTTDWLEPFWQETLAEHATAAFPHEALLAAAGLALTEAAADLASDPWRSLGPWRVSALPRTLRFQSGAATAIVTATPDTEANAWQVQIDGRWVTCRFERVSPDELLVMRGHKVVDVRLLDRAGMTARLQVGGSEYEVVSLATPAPDIAAAGAEAGTGSGRLTAPMPGVIVKLGVAEGERVQAHQTLAVLEAMKMEHAIQAPAEGIVSRVHVSEGSRVAGGALLIELEL, encoded by the coding sequence ATCCGGGTAGGGGCCATCGCGGCCACGCACTCCGCGGAGAGCGCCGTTCTGTTCGGAAAAATCCTGATCGCCAACCGTGGCGAGATCGCGGTGCGCATTGCACGGACCTGCCGTGCGCTGGGCGTGCGCGTCGTCGCGGTGTATTCCGATGCGGACAGCACCGCCCTGCATGTGCGCGTGGCGGACGAGGCGTACCGCATCGGTCCGCCGCCCGCGCGTGCGAGCTATCTCAACATCGACGCGATCCTCGAAGCGGTGCGGGAGAGCGGCGCGGAGGCGATCCATCCCGGCTACGGCTTTCTCTCTGAAAACGCCGAGTTCGCGGAGCGTGTGGCGGCGGCAGGGATCGCCTTCATCGGCCCGCCGGCCGCCGCGATCCGGGCGATGGGTGACAAGGCGGAGGCGAAGCGGCTGATGGAGGCCGCCGGCGTGCCCGTGGTGCCCGGCTACCAGGGCGAGGACCAATCCGACGCACGGCTCGCGGCCGAAGCGCAACGCACCGGCTTTCCGCTGCTGATCAAGGCGTCCGCCGGCGGAGGCGGCCGCGGCATGCGCGAAGTGCCCGACCTGGCTGCCTTCCCCGAACAACTGGCCGGGGCGCGGCGCGAGGCGCTTTCGGCCTTCGGCGACGATCGCATGCTGCTGGAGCGGCTGGTGCAGCGTGGGCGTCACGTCGAAATGCAGGTCTTCGGTGATGCGCGCGGCAACATCGTCTACCTGGGCGAACGCGACTGCTCGGCTCAACGCCGGCACCAGAAGGTGATCGAAGAAGCGCCCTCGCCGGCCGTGGACGAGGCGCTGCGGCGGCGCATGGGCGAGGCGGCGGTGCGGGCGGCGCGTCGCGTCGGCTACACGAACGCGGGCACGGTCGAGTTCCTGCTGGCCGAGGGCGGCGCGTTTTACTTCCTGGAGATGAACACGCGCCTGCAGGTGGAGCACCCGGTGACGGAGTTCGTGATCGGGCTTGACCTGGTGGAGTTGCAACTGCGCGTGGCCGCCGGCGAGCCGCTGTCCTTCACTCAGGATGCGGTGCACTTGCGCGGTCATGCGATCGAGGCGCGGCTCTACGCCGAGGATCCGGCGCACGGCTTCCTGCCTTCGACCGGCCAGATCACCCGCTTCGATTTGAAGAGTGCGTTTCCCGTTCGCCGGCAGCCGGCTGGTGAGGACGTGCGCATCGACTCCGGCTTCGCGGCCGGCGCTGCCGTCAGCCCCTACTACGACTCGATGCTCGCCAAGATCATTGCCTTCGGCGCCGACCGCGAGCAGGCGCGCGAGCGCTTGCTGCACACGCTGGAGACGGCGCACGTCCAAGGCGTGCAGACGAACCTGTCATTGCTGAGCGCGGTCATCGCTTCGGACGCCTTCGCGGACGGCGCCGTGACGACCGACTGGCTGGAACCGTTCTGGCAGGAGACGCTCGCAGAGCACGCCACCGCCGCGTTTCCCCACGAGGCGCTGCTCGCCGCGGCCGGCCTTGCGCTCACGGAAGCGGCGGCAGACCTGGCGAGCGATCCCTGGCGCTCGCTCGGCCCGTGGCGCGTTTCGGCGTTGCCTCGAACGTTACGCTTCCAGAGCGGTGCAGCTACGGCGATAGTCACGGCCACGCCGGATACCGAGGCAAATGCCTGGCAGGTGCAGATCGACGGTCGCTGGGTCACTTGCCGCTTCGAGCGTGTTTCGCCCGACGAGCTGCTGGTCATGCGTGGGCACAAGGTGGTGGACGTCCGCCTGCTCGATCGGGCGGGCATGACGGCGCGGTTGCAGGTCGGCGGCAGCGAGTACGAGGTTGTGAGCCTTGCTACACCAGCGCCCGACATCGCGGCGGCGGGCGCCGAGGCGGGGACGGGCAGCGGCCGGCTTACGGCGCCCATGCCCGGTGTGATCGTCAAGCTGGGCGTGGCGGAGGGCGAGCGCGTGCAGGCGCACCAGACGCTGGCCGTGCTCGAAGCGATGAAGATGGAGCACGCGATCCAGGCGCCGGCGGAGGGCATCGTTTCCAGGGTCCATGTGAGCGAAGGCAGCCGTGTCGCCGGTGGCGCGCTGCTGATCGAGCTGGAGCTGTGA
- a CDS encoding DUF5615 family PIN-like protein, giving the protein MKFLADENVREPIISALRADGHTVLSIAETSPGIDDVRVLEMARKTESVLLTHDLGISELVFRRRLPPLPGIMQLRFPSRMRYSEMARLVVAVVRTGANFRGQIATITRRRVRFEPLPPNT; this is encoded by the coding sequence GTGAAGTTTCTAGCCGATGAGAACGTGCGCGAACCGATCATTTCTGCGCTTCGAGCAGACGGTCATACCGTTCTGAGTATTGCGGAGACATCGCCGGGAATTGATGACGTCCGCGTGCTTGAAATGGCGCGCAAGACGGAGTCCGTTCTGCTCACCCACGATCTTGGAATCAGCGAACTCGTGTTTAGGCGTCGCCTGCCTCCGCTTCCGGGCATCATGCAACTGCGCTTCCCCTCGCGGATGCGATACTCCGAAATGGCTCGGCTGGTCGTCGCCGTGGTTCGCACGGGTGCCAACTTTCGCGGCCAAATCGCAACGATCACGCGCCGCCGGGTACGCTTCGAGCCGCTGCCTCCCAATACGTGA
- a CDS encoding DUF433 domain-containing protein: MGTNFAECEDWRDLIVHNPDILGGKATIRGTRLAVDMILDDLAGGHAATELLEALPTLTEAGLRACLAYAAESVRSEHVLSLEAD; this comes from the coding sequence ATGGGCACGAACTTCGCTGAGTGCGAAGATTGGCGCGATCTGATCGTGCATAATCCCGATATTTTGGGCGGAAAGGCAACGATACGCGGCACGAGACTTGCCGTGGACATGATTCTCGACGATCTGGCGGGTGGCCATGCGGCCACCGAATTGTTAGAAGCGCTGCCCACGCTTACGGAAGCGGGGCTGCGCGCCTGTCTTGCCTATGCCGCCGAGAGTGTCCGATCGGAGCACGTTCTCTCGCTCGAAGCCGATTGA
- a CDS encoding carboxyl transferase domain-containing protein encodes MPQLHSAIDPESREFRQNAEAMRSAVAELRERVRTVQAGGGEAAVERHRRRNKLLPRERIDLLLDAGSPFLELSPLAAWEMYDGDAPAGGIVTGIGRVCGQEVVIVANDATVKGGTYYPITVKKHLRAQEIAQQNRLPCIYLVDSGGAFLPLQSEVFPDREHFGRIFYNQAQMSAAGIPQIAAVMGSCTAGGAYVPAMSDETIIVRGNGTIFLGGPPLVKAATGEEVTAEELGGADVHTAVSGVADHYAVSDEHALSICRSIVANLNREKQFPWPVTPPEPPLYDPQEIYGAVPADLRRSFDVREIIARIVDGSRFHEFKARYATTLVCGIVRIMGFPAGIVANNGILFSESALKGAHFIELCAKRKIPLIFLQNITGFMVGKEYENKGIARDGAKMVMAVANAAVPKFTVVIGGSFGAGNYAMCGRAYSPRQLWMWPNARISVMGGQQAANVLLTVRLDGLRAQGREMSGEEQAAFMQPVLDTYEHEGSPYFSTARLWDDGIIDPADTHTVLGLGISAALNAPIEETRWGVFRM; translated from the coding sequence CTGCCGCAGCTGCACTCCGCGATCGATCCGGAAAGCCGCGAGTTCCGCCAGAACGCCGAGGCGATGCGCTCGGCGGTGGCCGAACTGCGCGAGCGCGTGCGCACGGTGCAAGCCGGCGGCGGCGAAGCCGCGGTGGAGCGGCATCGCCGCCGCAACAAGCTGCTGCCGCGTGAGCGCATCGACCTGCTGCTCGACGCCGGCTCGCCGTTTCTGGAATTGAGCCCGCTTGCCGCCTGGGAGATGTACGACGGCGACGCACCCGCGGGGGGCATCGTCACCGGCATCGGCCGCGTCTGCGGCCAGGAGGTCGTGATCGTCGCCAACGACGCGACGGTGAAGGGCGGAACGTATTACCCGATCACCGTGAAGAAGCACCTGCGGGCGCAGGAGATCGCGCAGCAAAACCGGCTGCCCTGCATCTATCTGGTCGATTCCGGCGGCGCCTTTCTGCCGCTGCAGAGCGAGGTCTTTCCCGACCGCGAGCATTTCGGCCGCATCTTCTACAACCAGGCGCAGATGTCGGCGGCGGGCATTCCCCAGATCGCGGCGGTGATGGGCTCCTGCACGGCCGGCGGCGCCTACGTGCCCGCGATGAGCGACGAGACGATCATCGTGCGCGGCAACGGCACGATCTTTTTGGGCGGGCCGCCGCTGGTGAAGGCGGCGACGGGCGAAGAGGTCACGGCCGAAGAGCTCGGCGGCGCCGACGTGCACACGGCCGTCTCCGGCGTGGCCGACCACTACGCCGTCAGCGACGAGCATGCGCTCTCGATCTGCCGCAGTATCGTCGCCAATCTCAACCGTGAAAAGCAGTTTCCCTGGCCCGTGACACCGCCCGAGCCGCCGCTCTACGACCCGCAGGAGATCTACGGCGCGGTTCCGGCCGATCTGCGGCGCAGCTTCGACGTGCGCGAGATCATCGCCCGCATCGTGGACGGCAGCCGCTTTCACGAGTTCAAGGCGCGCTACGCCACCACGCTCGTCTGCGGCATCGTGCGAATCATGGGCTTTCCCGCCGGCATCGTCGCCAACAACGGCATCCTGTTCTCCGAAAGCGCACTGAAGGGCGCACACTTCATCGAGCTGTGCGCGAAACGCAAGATTCCGCTGATCTTCCTGCAGAACATCACCGGCTTCATGGTGGGCAAGGAGTACGAGAACAAAGGCATCGCCCGCGACGGCGCCAAGATGGTGATGGCGGTGGCCAACGCGGCGGTGCCGAAGTTCACGGTGGTGATCGGCGGCTCGTTCGGCGCCGGCAACTACGCGATGTGCGGCCGTGCCTACTCGCCGCGTCAGCTCTGGATGTGGCCCAATGCGCGCATCTCGGTGATGGGCGGCCAGCAGGCGGCCAACGTGCTGCTGACCGTGCGGCTGGACGGCCTGCGGGCGCAGGGCCGTGAGATGAGCGGCGAGGAGCAGGCCGCCTTCATGCAACCCGTGCTCGATACGTACGAGCACGAGGGCAGCCCCTACTTCAGCACGGCACGGCTCTGGGACGACGGCATCATCGATCCGGCCGACACACACACCGTGCTCGGTCTCGGCATCTCCGCCGCGCTCAACGCCCCGATCGAGGAGACGCGGTGGGGCGTCTTCCGGATGTAG
- a CDS encoding acyl-CoA dehydrogenase family protein, with translation MEFELDEAHRLLRDTVGNWAAREIGPIAAEIDRRDEFPMQLWPQMGELGLLGVTVPEDAGGSGFDLLAGVLAIEQIGRFSASVALSYGAHANLCVNNLYVNGNEAQRRRYLPPLISGQAVGALALTEPDAGSDAVGLQTTARRDGDDYLLTGSKLYITNGPIASTFVLYAKTEPERGSRGITAFIVERDFPGFAVARSLEKLGHRGSPTAELRLDDCRVPAQNVLGTLNNGVEVMMSGLDSERAFLAGEQLGIAQACLDDSIAYARERKQFGQRIGDFQLVQAMLADMYTELEAARWLTYRTAWLAWHAPKGVRFNKEAAAAILYAGEMATRCALKAVQIFGGAGYMAEAPVARYLRDAKLLEIGAGTSEIRRLIIARELLK, from the coding sequence ATGGAGTTTGAACTGGACGAGGCGCATCGCCTGCTGCGCGACACGGTCGGCAACTGGGCCGCGCGCGAGATCGGCCCGATCGCGGCCGAAATCGACCGCCGCGACGAGTTTCCCATGCAGCTCTGGCCGCAGATGGGCGAGTTGGGCCTGCTCGGCGTCACGGTGCCGGAGGACGCCGGCGGCAGCGGCTTTGATCTGCTGGCCGGGGTGTTGGCGATCGAGCAGATCGGCCGCTTCTCCGCCTCCGTCGCGCTCTCCTACGGCGCCCACGCGAACCTGTGCGTGAACAACCTCTATGTAAACGGCAACGAGGCGCAGCGCCGCCGCTATCTGCCGCCGCTGATCTCCGGCCAGGCCGTTGGCGCGCTGGCGCTGACGGAGCCGGACGCCGGTTCGGACGCGGTCGGCCTGCAGACCACGGCGCGGCGTGACGGCGACGACTATCTGCTAACGGGCTCGAAGCTGTACATCACCAACGGCCCGATCGCCTCGACCTTCGTGCTCTATGCCAAGACCGAGCCCGAGCGCGGCTCGCGCGGCATCACCGCCTTTATCGTCGAGCGCGACTTTCCTGGCTTCGCGGTGGCGCGCAGTCTGGAGAAGCTTGGTCACCGCGGCTCGCCCACGGCCGAGCTGCGGCTGGACGACTGCCGCGTGCCCGCGCAGAACGTGCTGGGCACGCTCAACAACGGCGTCGAAGTGATGATGTCCGGCCTCGACAGCGAGCGGGCGTTCCTGGCCGGCGAGCAGCTCGGCATCGCTCAGGCCTGTCTCGACGACTCGATCGCCTACGCCAGGGAGCGCAAGCAGTTCGGCCAGCGCATCGGCGACTTCCAGCTCGTGCAGGCGATGCTGGCCGACATGTACACCGAGCTTGAGGCCGCGCGCTGGTTGACCTACCGCACCGCCTGGCTCGCCTGGCATGCGCCCAAAGGCGTCCGTTTCAACAAGGAAGCCGCGGCGGCGATCCTCTACGCGGGCGAGATGGCGACGCGCTGCGCACTGAAGGCGGTGCAGATCTTCGGCGGCGCCGGCTACATGGCCGAGGCGCCGGTGGCCCGCTACCTGCGCGATGCCAAGCTGCTGGAGATCGGCGCCGGCACCAGCGAGATCCGCCGCCTGATCATCGCCCGCGAACTGCTCAAATAG
- a CDS encoding histidine phosphatase family protein, with protein MARQPGNEAAAVPAGTVYCVRHGLVHNPNRIAYGWLPRYRLAEVGRLQAAATAEYLAGRGIGFVLTSPLLRARQTTSIIAARLPDVPVRRSRLLIESGLARHWQGESWSEIPLNHAAAWELFQNAPGALTLGEPMAAMAARLRRALALALRLSGGRPAVCVSHRDPILALRLAVEGRSFDLLHRTACNPASVTAIESNAGHLRLVEYVEPYAGPAE; from the coding sequence ATGGCGCGCCAGCCGGGCAACGAGGCGGCGGCCGTGCCGGCCGGCACGGTCTATTGCGTGCGGCACGGGCTGGTTCACAACCCCAACCGCATCGCCTACGGCTGGCTGCCGCGCTACCGCCTGGCGGAAGTAGGCCGGCTGCAGGCGGCGGCCACGGCAGAGTACCTTGCGGGCCGCGGCATCGGCTTCGTCCTCACCAGTCCGCTGCTGCGGGCGCGGCAGACGACAAGCATCATCGCCGCGCGGCTGCCGGACGTGCCGGTGCGCCGCAGCCGGCTGCTGATCGAGAGCGGCCTGGCGCGCCACTGGCAGGGCGAGAGTTGGAGCGAGATTCCCCTGAACCACGCCGCGGCCTGGGAGCTGTTCCAGAATGCGCCCGGCGCGCTGACGCTGGGCGAGCCGATGGCGGCGATGGCCGCGCGGCTACGTCGGGCGCTGGCGCTGGCGCTGCGGCTCTCCGGCGGCCGCCCCGCCGTCTGTGTCTCCCACCGCGACCCAATCCTGGCGCTGCGGCTGGCGGTCGAGGGGCGCTCCTTCGATTTGCTGCACCGCACCGCCTGCAACCCCGCCTCCGTCACCGCGATCGAGTCCAATGCCGGCCATCTGCGGCTCGTCGAGTATGTTGAGCCGTACGCCGGCCCGGCGGAGTGA